One window of Papaver somniferum cultivar HN1 chromosome 9, ASM357369v1, whole genome shotgun sequence genomic DNA carries:
- the LOC113309294 gene encoding uncharacterized protein LOC113309294 encodes MATNTLSRMMKKAACSVILPLASRRTPRRNDTPAILFRQVFRTTSIPTHHHHQFSALAEKKSNSDDTFLRVIESEINDSAEHEVAELPRDFPFRIEDTSEEGIKLLLTREYEDEMIEVGVRRGLSADYVDMDASVYWFHQKKAD; translated from the exons ATGGCGACTAATACTTTGAGTAGAATGATGAAGAAAGCTGCATGTTCAGTAATCCTCCCACTAGCAAGCAGAAGAACTCCTCGTAGAAACGACACCCCTGCCATTCTATTTAGACAAGTATTTCGAACAACTTCAATTccaactcatcatcatcatcaattctCTGCTCTAGCTGAGAAGAAATCCAACTCCGATGACACTTTTCTCAGAGTTATTGAGTCTGAAATCAACGATTCTGCTGAGCATGAG GTTGCTGAGTTACCAAGAGATTTTCCTTTCAGGATTGAGGATACTTCAGAGGAAGGAATTAAACTATTATTGACTAGAGAGTATGAGGATGAGATGATTGAAGTCGGAGTTCGCAGAGGTCTCTCTGCTGATTATGTTGATATGGATGCAAGTGtttactggtttcatcaaaagaaAGCGGACTAA
- the LOC113311783 gene encoding uncharacterized protein At2g39795, mitochondrial-like has product MATTFIKVMKKVIPLTYRTPHRNCTSAILNTPMKTSTCTTISTNLFRDVFHRTTIPTHHHFSSLAKKRSNSDDTLLSAIEPVIDSFREVEAPRDFPSMIEDNPRNDRTITLTREYQGDETKVIVHWPSYKDSGNYIELDVSVSNKSGFTLKCSVEDDYSTEGYTIRYLAVENPNASDDYIACGNDDFSHLDENLQKALRTYLEVRGIEFGIHNFLYEYMINRKYKKYTAWLKKLKIFIAS; this is encoded by the exons ATGGCGACCACTTTCATTAAAGTGATGAAGAAAGTGATCCCACTAACATACAGAACTCCTCATAGAAACTGCACCTCTGCCATTTTGAATACCCCAATGAAAACCAGTACCTGTACCACCATCAGTACTAATCTATTCAGAGACGTATTTCACAGGACTACAATTCCAACTCATCATCACTTCTCTTCTCTGGCGAAAAAGAGATCCAATTCCGATGACACTCTTCTCAGTGCTATTGAGCCAGTAATCGATTCTTTTCGTGAG GTTGAGGCACCAAGAGATTTTCCTTCCATGATTGAGGATAATCCAAGGAATGACCGAACTATAACATTAACTAGAGAGTATCAGGGTGATGAAACTAAAGTCATAGTTCATTGGCCTTCTTATAAAGATTCTGGTAATTATATTGAGCTGGATGTAAGTGTTTCAAATAAAAGTGGATTCACTTTGAAATGCAGCGTTGAGGATGATTATAGTACAGAAGGATATACAATTAGGTATTTGGCTGTCGAGAATCCAAATGCTTCTGATGATTATATTGCGTGCGGAAATGATGATTTCTC gcaTTTAGATGAGAACCTGCAAAAAGCTTTACGGACATACTTAGAAGTCAGAGGGATTGAATTTGGCATTCACAACTTCCTATATGAGTACATGATTAACAGAAAGTACAAGAAATACACTGCGTGGTTGaagaaattgaaaattttcattgCCAGCTAA